A section of the Hippea sp. KM1 genome encodes:
- a CDS encoding universal stress protein produces MDSVAIKKVLAPTDLSEASVYALNYAKAIVDKFNAKLYIYHCITDINNYVGYVPSFPSEQIVNSLRDEAIKEIEHIRNRYGLDDAEVVIEIGEAAKSIVDFANKNEIDLIVMGAHGKSGLERFMFGSVTEKVMRLSDIPVLEVKAPH; encoded by the coding sequence ATGGATAGTGTTGCTATTAAAAAGGTGTTGGCTCCTACGGATCTATCGGAGGCAAGCGTATATGCTTTGAACTATGCCAAGGCAATAGTCGATAAATTCAATGCAAAGCTTTACATCTATCACTGCATTACGGACATAAACAACTATGTGGGCTATGTGCCATCATTTCCCTCTGAGCAGATAGTCAACTCCTTGAGGGATGAGGCCATAAAGGAGATTGAGCATATAAGGAACAGGTACGGCCTGGATGATGCAGAGGTGGTTATAGAGATTGGGGAGGCTGCAAAAAGCATAGTGGATTTTGCCAATAAGAACGAGATAGACCTTATCGTTATGGGCGCACACGGAAAGAGCGGCCTGGAGAGGTTTATGTTTGGAAGCGTTACGGAGAAGGTGATGCGCTTAAGCGATATACCCGTTTTGGAGGTTAAGGCTCCTCATTAA
- a CDS encoding aspartate-semialdehyde dehydrogenase yields the protein MKEYAVAVVGATGAVGEEMVLTLEQRGFPVKLLRPLASERSIGKTVRFKGEEIPVEVLDKNSFKGIDIALFSAGGSISKQFAPIAAESGAIVVDNTSYFRMEKDIPLVVPEVNPDDIAMYKNRGIIANPNCSTIQMVVALKPILDHYGIKRIVVSTYQATSGAGKKAMEELVEQTKAWFEFRYDECKPNKIPKKIAFNCVPHIDVFFENGYTKEEMKMINETRKIFHKPELPVTATCVRVPVFRGHSESVNVETEKPFDLDEVRRILSEAAGCKVVDNPQNLEYPTAIDAAGRDETFIGRIRRDESVENGLNMWVVSDNLRKGAALNAVQIAEILIKEYL from the coding sequence ATGAAGGAGTATGCCGTTGCCGTTGTTGGTGCCACTGGTGCCGTCGGCGAGGAGATGGTTTTAACATTGGAGCAGAGGGGTTTTCCTGTAAAGCTTTTAAGGCCTTTGGCATCCGAAAGGAGCATAGGCAAGACTGTAAGATTCAAAGGGGAGGAGATACCCGTTGAGGTTTTAGATAAAAACTCCTTTAAGGGTATAGACATAGCTCTGTTTTCGGCCGGTGGCAGCATAAGTAAGCAGTTTGCCCCAATAGCAGCAGAAAGCGGTGCTATTGTTGTTGATAATACGAGCTATTTCAGAATGGAGAAGGATATACCGCTGGTTGTGCCTGAGGTTAACCCCGATGATATTGCAATGTATAAAAATAGGGGCATAATAGCAAACCCCAACTGCTCAACGATTCAGATGGTTGTTGCCTTAAAGCCGATATTGGACCATTACGGTATCAAAAGGATAGTCGTATCCACATATCAGGCCACATCCGGGGCCGGCAAGAAGGCGATGGAGGAGCTTGTTGAGCAGACAAAGGCGTGGTTTGAGTTTAGATACGATGAGTGCAAACCCAACAAGATACCAAAAAAGATAGCTTTCAACTGCGTTCCTCATATAGATGTGTTCTTTGAAAACGGTTATACAAAAGAAGAGATGAAGATGATAAACGAGACCAGAAAGATATTCCATAAACCTGAACTGCCGGTGACGGCCACCTGTGTTAGGGTGCCTGTATTCAGGGGGCATTCCGAATCTGTAAATGTTGAGACGGAGAAACCCTTTGATCTGGATGAGGTAAGAAGGATTCTAAGTGAGGCTGCAGGCTGCAAAGTTGTTGATAACCCTCAGAATTTGGAGTATCCTACAGCTATAGATGCAGCAGGAAGGGATGAGACATTCATCGGCAGGATTAGAAGGGATGAGTCTGTTGAAAACGGGCTCAATATGTGGGTTGTATCTGATAACTTAAGAAAGGGCGCTGCGCTCAATGCGGTGCAGATAGCCGAAATACTCATTAAAGAGTATCTATGA
- the pth gene encoding aminoacyl-tRNA hydrolase: MDWLVVGLGNPGKEYAFTPHNAGFMVCDSLSFIFDFKFSLKSRFKGFLGEFSLADNRVGVLKPITYMNLSGVSVKEVFLFYKIPLDRLIVIHDDVDLPMGRLKIKKNSSSGGHKGVESIIEALKSKDFIRIKIGVGKKGDVRDYVLKPLGEEELDIISRTVRAAADSVGCIILEGLNKAMSEYNSLGREVVK; encoded by the coding sequence ATGGACTGGCTTGTAGTTGGTTTAGGTAACCCTGGCAAGGAATACGCATTCACCCCACACAATGCGGGTTTTATGGTGTGCGATTCCTTGTCTTTTATTTTTGATTTTAAATTTTCCTTAAAGAGCAGGTTTAAGGGTTTCTTAGGGGAGTTTTCTTTAGCCGATAATAGGGTTGGTGTGCTAAAGCCCATAACATACATGAACTTAAGCGGGGTCAGTGTAAAGGAGGTTTTTTTATTTTACAAGATCCCTTTGGATAGGCTTATCGTAATCCATGACGATGTGGATTTGCCTATGGGGAGGTTGAAGATAAAGAAGAACTCCTCAAGCGGTGGCCATAAGGGTGTTGAATCGATAATTGAGGCATTGAAGAGCAAGGATTTTATCAGGATAAAGATAGGTGTGGGCAAGAAGGGCGATGTGAGGGATTATGTGCTTAAGCCCCTGGGTGAGGAAGAACTCGATATTATATCAAGAACCGTCAGGGCTGCAGCCGATAGTGTAGGCTGTATTATACTTGAGGGCTTGAATAAAGCGATGAGTGAATATAATAGTTTAGGTAGGGAGGTTGTCAAATAA
- a CDS encoding 50S ribosomal protein L25: MLITAQKRDVGTKYAKKLRRDGKIPAVIYGADFENQHIAVDRSEFMAAIRRSRRNDKFDLKLDEQQYKVIVKDIQWHPVKDEVEHVDFYKLTDGRPVEIEVPVKVVGEAKGVKMGGDLYQPRKRITVEALPEAIPNEIEIDVTNLQIGDVIHVFDLDMPEGVKVKSSKNFTVVAILGKAIEETSEEGEEEEAEEES, encoded by the coding sequence ATGTTGATAACAGCTCAGAAGAGGGATGTAGGGACTAAGTATGCCAAGAAATTAAGAAGGGACGGCAAGATACCTGCTGTTATTTACGGTGCTGACTTTGAGAATCAGCACATAGCCGTTGATAGGTCGGAGTTTATGGCGGCTATCAGGCGCAGCCGCAGGAACGATAAGTTCGATCTGAAGTTAGATGAGCAACAGTATAAGGTTATTGTTAAGGATATTCAGTGGCATCCTGTAAAGGATGAGGTTGAGCATGTGGATTTTTACAAGCTAACAGACGGAAGGCCTGTTGAGATTGAGGTGCCTGTTAAGGTTGTTGGTGAGGCCAAGGGTGTTAAGATGGGTGGTGATCTCTATCAGCCACGCAAGAGGATCACTGTCGAGGCGTTGCCTGAGGCTATACCCAACGAGATAGAGATAGATGTCACCAATCTGCAGATAGGCGATGTTATCCATGTATTTGATTTGGATATGCCAGAGGGCGTGAAGGTCAAATCCTCTAAAAACTTTACCGTTGTTGCAATCTTGGGTAAGGCTATAGAGGAGACGAGCGAGGAAGGCGAGGAAGAAGAGGCAGAAGAAGAGTCCTGA
- a CDS encoding ribose-phosphate diphosphokinase, whose protein sequence is MSQLKLISGTANRALAEEIAFYLGVGLAEAQISRFSDGEIYVQIDESVRGADVFLIQSLSSPVNDNIMELLVTLDALKRSSASSITVVVPYYAYARQDRKVLPRVPISAKLLADLITTAGASRIMSMDLHAGQIQGFFDIPVDHLYAAPIMFRYIRENVAPKGELVIVSPDAGGVERARYYAKKLGCSIAIIDKRRPKPNVSEIMHIIGEVKGKTAVIVDDIVDTAGTLTNAAKAIHEEGAVEVYACCSHPVLSGNAIEKINNSPLKELVVTNTITFKKPIPTDKIKVLSVGEIIGEAIRRVYHKESLSAIFD, encoded by the coding sequence ATGTCGCAGCTAAAACTGATAAGCGGAACGGCCAACAGGGCGTTGGCAGAAGAGATAGCTTTTTATTTGGGCGTTGGCCTGGCCGAGGCTCAGATATCGAGGTTTAGCGACGGTGAGATATATGTGCAGATCGACGAAAGCGTCAGGGGTGCTGATGTATTCTTGATCCAGTCCCTTTCATCCCCTGTGAACGACAATATTATGGAGCTTTTGGTGACTTTGGATGCCTTGAAGCGCTCCTCTGCAAGCTCCATAACCGTTGTTGTTCCTTACTATGCCTATGCAAGGCAGGATAGGAAGGTCTTGCCGAGGGTTCCGATTTCTGCCAAGCTTTTAGCAGATCTGATAACCACAGCCGGTGCAAGCAGAATCATGTCTATGGATCTGCACGCCGGCCAGATACAGGGTTTCTTCGATATACCCGTTGACCATCTCTATGCTGCCCCGATTATGTTTAGATACATCAGGGAGAATGTTGCACCGAAGGGTGAGCTGGTAATTGTTTCACCCGATGCAGGCGGCGTTGAGAGGGCGAGGTATTATGCCAAGAAGCTGGGCTGCTCTATAGCCATTATAGATAAAAGAAGGCCCAAGCCCAATGTTAGTGAGATAATGCATATAATTGGCGAGGTTAAGGGTAAGACAGCCGTTATAGTGGATGATATAGTGGATACTGCAGGGACATTGACCAATGCGGCTAAGGCCATCCATGAAGAGGGGGCAGTAGAGGTTTATGCCTGCTGTAGCCATCCTGTTTTGAGTGGCAATGCCATTGAGAAGATAAACAACTCTCCGTTGAAGGAGCTTGTTGTAACAAACACCATAACCTTTAAAAAACCGATACCCACGGATAAGATAAAGGTGTTATCCGTTGGCGAGATAATCGGTGAAGCCATACGCAGGGTATATCACAAGGAGTCATTAAGCGCCATTTTTGATTAA
- the spoVG gene encoding septation regulator SpoVG, with the protein MEITEVRVSPIEGDEKLKGFATVIFDNEFVVRDLKIINGQKGLFVAMPSRKMKDGSFKDVAHPLNNEMRKKLEDAVIGEYNKVKEEQQQAEEGE; encoded by the coding sequence ATGGAGATTACAGAGGTAAGGGTTAGCCCGATCGAGGGTGATGAGAAGTTGAAGGGTTTTGCAACGGTAATCTTTGATAACGAGTTTGTGGTCAGGGATCTTAAGATCATAAACGGTCAGAAGGGCTTGTTTGTGGCCATGCCTTCAAGGAAGATGAAGGATGGAAGCTTTAAGGATGTGGCCCATCCCTTGAACAACGAGATGAGGAAGAAGTTGGAAGACGCCGTTATTGGAGAGTATAACAAGGTAAAGGAAGAGCAGCAGCAGGCTGAAGAGGGAGAATAA
- the ispE gene encoding 4-(cytidine 5'-diphospho)-2-C-methyl-D-erythritol kinase produces MILKSFAKINSLLYVLGKRPDGYHELFTLMHKIDLFDVIEIKKNSGGLEFGIDVDELNNQDNLAVRAARLFFERAGIKPQVNIEIEKHIPIGGGLGGGSSNAAYTLRGLNELFDFPLSKGELFELASKIGSDVAFFVEHGSAIAEGRGETITKIRCHTDGFKVFLAIPNFSVSTALVYKRLRLTKLGGLNKMALTVKEGVCSMDELKNHLHNDLESVVLEEFDLLKWIKDLLIERVGNGLVSGSGSCIFSILGSEVQAEEGLKEQLEERGVLCKTLNFAEEILR; encoded by the coding sequence GTGATACTTAAGTCATTTGCCAAGATCAATTCCCTGTTGTATGTGTTGGGTAAGAGGCCCGATGGCTATCATGAGCTTTTCACCTTGATGCATAAAATAGACCTATTCGATGTTATAGAGATAAAGAAAAACAGCGGTGGGCTTGAGTTTGGCATCGATGTGGATGAGCTAAACAATCAGGATAACTTAGCCGTAAGGGCTGCAAGACTGTTTTTTGAAAGGGCCGGTATAAAACCGCAGGTGAACATAGAGATAGAAAAGCATATACCGATAGGTGGCGGCTTGGGCGGTGGGAGTTCCAATGCGGCATACACCTTACGGGGTTTAAATGAACTGTTTGATTTTCCTTTGAGCAAGGGTGAGCTGTTTGAGCTTGCCTCTAAGATAGGCAGCGATGTGGCCTTCTTTGTGGAGCACGGGAGTGCGATAGCAGAGGGTAGGGGAGAGACAATCACCAAGATCAGGTGTCATACAGATGGGTTTAAGGTCTTCCTTGCAATACCGAATTTCAGCGTTTCAACGGCACTTGTCTATAAAAGATTGAGGTTGACAAAGCTTGGGGGCTTAAATAAAATGGCTCTTACTGTGAAGGAGGGTGTATGCTCGATGGATGAGCTTAAAAACCACCTTCACAACGATCTTGAGAGTGTGGTGTTAGAGGAATTTGATCTTTTAAAATGGATAAAAGACTTATTGATTGAAAGAGTTGGTAATGGTTTGGTTTCCGGAAGTGGGTCTTGTATATTTTCAATTCTTGGTTCGGAGGTGCAAGCGGAAGAGGGGTTAAAAGAGCAGCTTGAGGAGAGAGGGGTTTTATGTAAAACTTTAAACTTTGCAGAAGAAATCTTGAGGTAG
- a CDS encoding amidohydrolase encodes MSLLIKNGYCIRSQKEGYYDILIEEGTIKRIDKGIDGKDCEVIDAKNCIVMPTFCNAHTHMAMSLFRGLADDLELMEWLTKHIFPAEAKFVDKQMVYVCSKLSILESLRSGMGCFMDMYFFEEEIARAAIEVGVRAIITEGIIDFETPDCKNAREAINKTRSLKEEFSDEELVRVGYGPHSTYTLSYESLRYLADNLSDDDIIHIHINESRREVESVLKDKGKRPIDVLIDVGLLRETTFMAHCVESSDEDISKIANYGANVINVPQSNLKLASGIAPIQDMLKAGIGVYLGTDGAASNNNLDIIEDMRTSSLLQKVKFDERAMDSKTALAMGMNHEGLFDGVGFIREAGPADVVVMSLDDLEATPVYNPYSFVVYAANSRSVRDVIVNGKVILKGGEFVNADEEEVKYEVRELSKKLGAL; translated from the coding sequence ATGAGTTTGCTCATAAAAAACGGTTATTGCATAAGGTCTCAAAAGGAAGGCTATTACGATATTTTGATAGAGGAAGGCACCATAAAGAGGATAGATAAAGGGATAGATGGGAAGGATTGTGAGGTTATAGATGCTAAAAACTGCATTGTTATGCCGACATTTTGCAATGCACACACCCACATGGCTATGAGCCTGTTCAGGGGGCTTGCCGATGACCTTGAGCTGATGGAGTGGCTAACAAAGCACATTTTCCCTGCCGAGGCTAAGTTTGTTGATAAGCAGATGGTCTATGTGTGCTCAAAGCTGTCCATATTGGAGAGCCTAAGAAGCGGAATGGGCTGTTTTATGGATATGTATTTCTTTGAGGAGGAGATTGCAAGGGCTGCCATAGAGGTTGGTGTCAGGGCCATCATAACCGAGGGTATAATAGATTTTGAGACACCGGATTGTAAAAACGCCAGAGAGGCTATAAACAAGACAAGGTCTTTGAAGGAAGAGTTTTCTGATGAGGAGTTAGTCAGGGTGGGGTATGGCCCACATTCCACCTATACCCTATCGTATGAATCCTTAAGATACCTTGCAGATAATCTGAGCGATGATGATATAATCCACATACACATAAACGAAAGCAGAAGGGAGGTTGAGTCTGTTTTAAAGGATAAGGGCAAAAGGCCGATTGATGTATTGATCGATGTTGGTCTTTTAAGGGAGACGACATTCATGGCGCATTGCGTTGAAAGCAGCGATGAGGACATATCAAAGATCGCCAATTACGGCGCTAATGTGATAAATGTGCCCCAGAGCAACTTAAAGCTTGCAAGTGGTATAGCCCCTATTCAGGATATGCTAAAAGCCGGGATTGGCGTTTATCTTGGCACAGACGGTGCGGCCAGTAATAATAATCTCGATATAATCGAGGATATGAGGACATCATCACTCCTGCAGAAGGTCAAGTTTGACGAAAGAGCGATGGATTCAAAGACGGCTTTGGCTATGGGTATGAACCATGAAGGTCTTTTTGATGGTGTCGGTTTCATAAGGGAGGCAGGCCCTGCCGATGTTGTTGTTATGTCTCTTGATGATTTGGAGGCCACACCTGTGTATAACCCCTATTCGTTTGTTGTTTATGCGGCCAATTCAAGGAGTGTTAGGGATGTGATAGTCAACGGTAAGGTTATTTTGAAAGGCGGTGAGTTTGTTAATGCGGACGAGGAGGAGGTTAAATACGAGGTTAGAGAACTATCCAAAAAATTGGGGGCACTGTGA
- a CDS encoding purine-nucleoside phosphorylase, which yields MYEKIKQASLRFLELLGEPEVAIITGTGIDIKIDGELIRSVPYSSIPHMPTPSTKSHKGYFELYKKNGMNVVVACGRFHYYEEYSMEEVVFLARLLGVSKAKLVILTNAAGGLNPNFKKGDLILITDHINLMGVNPLKGRNIDELGEKFPDMSEAYSKRHRETMKRVALRLGIELKEGVYVGVSGPSMETPAETRFFRLIGGDAIGMSTVPEVIALNHMNVDRIAISIITNVNLPDCMEKAPIDEVISVASKASKELSRLINGFLEVQR from the coding sequence ATGTATGAGAAGATAAAGCAGGCCAGTTTGAGGTTTTTGGAACTGTTGGGTGAACCCGAGGTTGCCATAATTACAGGCACGGGTATAGATATAAAAATCGACGGTGAGCTGATCAGGAGTGTTCCGTATTCATCCATACCGCACATGCCCACACCATCCACGAAATCCCATAAGGGGTATTTTGAGCTTTATAAGAAGAACGGGATGAATGTGGTTGTTGCTTGCGGCAGGTTTCACTATTATGAGGAATACTCCATGGAAGAGGTTGTTTTTCTTGCAAGGTTGCTTGGGGTTTCGAAGGCAAAGCTTGTTATATTGACCAATGCTGCGGGCGGTTTGAATCCAAACTTCAAGAAGGGTGATCTGATTCTTATAACCGACCATATCAATCTCATGGGCGTTAATCCACTAAAAGGCAGGAATATAGATGAATTGGGGGAGAAGTTTCCCGACATGAGTGAGGCATACTCAAAAAGACACAGGGAGACGATGAAGAGGGTTGCCCTGAGGTTGGGTATTGAACTTAAGGAGGGCGTCTATGTGGGGGTCTCTGGCCCATCCATGGAGACACCAGCCGAGACGAGGTTTTTCAGGCTTATTGGTGGCGATGCCATCGGTATGTCAACGGTTCCTGAGGTGATAGCGCTAAACCACATGAATGTCGATAGGATCGCCATATCCATCATTACCAATGTTAATTTGCCCGATTGCATGGAGAAGGCCCCCATCGATGAGGTTATATCTGTGGCATCAAAGGCCAGCAAAGAGCTTTCGAGGCTTATCAATGGATTTTTAGAGGTGCAGAGATGA
- a CDS encoding FAD-binding oxidoreductase, which yields MKATALKKIKDIFKDRCLTDKLSRVQYSYDATQKMYLPDVVVLAENTYEVSKLMKIANKHKIPVVPRGWGSGFTGGALNVKGGICLSLEKMDRVIELDLDNMMVWVEAGMVNYDLQEYVKPYGLFFPPDPSSWKFSTIGGNIAENAGGPRAVKYGVMKDWVKGLEIVLADGTVMQTGSKNIKDVAGYDLTSLLVGSEGTLAIITKALLRLYPLPETKKTMQLAFDDMKKAAAMVNRILLSGVIPVAVEFVDRDAIKTVKEALNVDLPRADAILIIEVDGSKSEVEQQTEKIKALSEKEPSVVSFKIAKTKKEEDELWIARRSISPTLKRIADGKLNEDIVVPRSRLAEMIEKLQQISKKYNLPIVNFGHAGDGNIHVNIMYHTDSKSQTKRAYKAMNDVFDACIKLGGSITGEHGVGITKQDFLEKQIGKAQVELLRRIKKAFDPNNIINPAKMRL from the coding sequence ATGAAAGCCACCGCATTAAAAAAGATAAAAGACATATTCAAAGACAGATGCCTAACAGATAAGCTAAGCAGGGTTCAATACTCATACGATGCCACACAAAAGATGTATCTGCCCGATGTGGTGGTTTTGGCAGAAAACACCTATGAAGTGTCCAAGCTAATGAAAATAGCCAACAAACACAAAATCCCCGTCGTTCCTCGGGGGTGGGGCAGCGGATTTACCGGCGGGGCATTAAATGTTAAAGGCGGCATATGCCTATCCCTTGAGAAAATGGACAGGGTGATTGAGCTTGACCTTGATAACATGATGGTCTGGGTCGAGGCCGGCATGGTAAACTACGATCTGCAGGAGTATGTAAAACCATACGGTTTGTTCTTCCCGCCCGACCCATCGAGCTGGAAGTTTTCAACCATCGGTGGCAATATAGCCGAAAACGCCGGCGGCCCAAGGGCTGTGAAATATGGCGTAATGAAGGATTGGGTCAAGGGCTTGGAGATTGTCTTAGCAGACGGAACCGTAATGCAAACCGGCTCCAAAAACATCAAGGATGTGGCAGGCTATGATTTAACCAGCCTACTTGTGGGCAGCGAAGGGACATTAGCCATAATAACCAAAGCCCTTCTTAGGCTTTATCCTTTGCCTGAGACCAAAAAAACAATGCAGCTTGCATTCGACGATATGAAAAAGGCCGCAGCAATGGTCAATAGGATCCTCCTAAGCGGCGTAATTCCCGTAGCCGTGGAGTTTGTCGATAGGGACGCAATAAAAACCGTTAAAGAGGCGCTCAATGTTGACCTGCCCAGGGCGGATGCGATCTTGATAATAGAGGTGGATGGAAGCAAAAGCGAGGTCGAGCAGCAGACAGAAAAAATAAAGGCGCTATCTGAAAAAGAACCCTCCGTTGTGTCGTTCAAGATTGCAAAAACAAAAAAGGAAGAGGATGAACTCTGGATAGCAAGGCGCTCCATATCCCCCACCCTAAAGCGCATAGCAGACGGCAAGCTAAACGAGGATATCGTCGTGCCACGCTCAAGGCTGGCCGAGATGATAGAAAAGCTCCAACAGATATCCAAAAAATACAACCTACCAATAGTGAACTTCGGCCATGCGGGCGATGGCAATATACATGTGAATATCATGTATCATACAGACAGCAAAAGTCAGACAAAAAGGGCCTACAAGGCTATGAACGATGTCTTTGATGCATGCATAAAATTGGGGGGCTCCATTACGGGTGAGCACGGTGTTGGCATAACAAAACAGGACTTCTTAGAAAAACAGATAGGCAAAGCCCAGGTTGAGCTCCTAAGAAGGATCAAAAAGGCGTTTGACCCGAACAACATAATCAATCCGGCTAAAATGAGGCTGTAA
- a CDS encoding (Fe-S)-binding protein, which yields MDKRLFKEWESCVKCGICRSVCPVFKEEKSEPYVARGHITLLSELIKGNIDFSEKEAKDYLYKCLLCTTCVESCPNDSHTDTIVEIARHEVIKKHGLPTYKKILSKLLKSRQAMDFAFKSASTLSPFFAKKKDKPREGIKLRVEVAGKNRLLPPIAKKTFLDKYGDDKKSKIALFPGCLINYTYTEIGDAFVSILKKLKIDFSVPTKQLCCGAPIYFAGNFEDARYLAKKNIELFLSLNAEHIVVLEPTCASMIKLDYPKLFMYFEDKKWEDKARRVAEKIIDPIKFLFDQTDALKHLKKLPIKTTYHDPCHLKRALKVKDEPREFLRAISDYTEMKEADRCCGNGGTFSIDYRETSIKIASRKVKNILDTKSEYLATSCSACIMQLADILNLENHKEVRVVHLLELIDEALEV from the coding sequence ATGGATAAAAGACTCTTTAAGGAATGGGAATCCTGCGTCAAATGCGGCATCTGCAGAAGCGTTTGCCCCGTATTTAAAGAGGAAAAATCAGAACCCTATGTGGCAAGGGGGCACATAACCCTTCTAAGCGAACTGATAAAGGGTAATATAGACTTCAGCGAAAAAGAGGCCAAGGATTACCTATACAAATGCCTGCTGTGCACCACATGCGTGGAGTCCTGTCCAAACGACTCACACACAGACACCATCGTTGAGATAGCAAGGCATGAGGTCATAAAGAAACACGGCCTTCCCACATACAAAAAGATCCTGTCAAAACTCCTAAAAAGCAGGCAGGCAATGGATTTTGCCTTCAAAAGTGCATCAACCCTTTCACCGTTCTTTGCAAAGAAGAAAGACAAGCCGAGAGAGGGCATAAAGCTTAGGGTTGAGGTTGCAGGAAAGAACAGGTTGCTGCCGCCCATAGCAAAAAAGACATTCTTGGACAAATACGGGGATGACAAAAAATCCAAAATTGCCCTTTTCCCGGGGTGTTTGATAAATTATACCTATACAGAAATAGGCGATGCCTTTGTAAGTATCCTGAAAAAGTTAAAAATAGACTTCAGTGTCCCAACAAAGCAGCTATGTTGTGGTGCTCCGATTTATTTTGCCGGGAATTTTGAGGATGCCCGCTATTTAGCCAAAAAAAACATAGAGCTATTTTTGAGCCTAAACGCTGAACATATTGTTGTGCTTGAGCCCACATGTGCAAGCATGATAAAGCTTGATTACCCAAAGCTGTTTATGTATTTTGAGGATAAAAAGTGGGAAGATAAGGCGCGCAGGGTTGCTGAAAAAATCATAGACCCGATAAAGTTTCTATTCGACCAGACCGATGCCTTGAAGCATCTTAAGAAACTCCCAATAAAAACAACCTATCACGACCCATGCCACCTAAAAAGAGCATTAAAGGTTAAAGATGAACCCAGGGAATTCTTAAGGGCAATATCTGACTACACAGAGATGAAAGAGGCCGACAGGTGTTGCGGAAACGGCGGCACATTCAGCATAGATTACAGAGAAACCTCTATAAAGATAGCATCGAGGAAGGTAAAAAACATATTGGATACAAAATCCGAATACCTGGCCACATCGTGCAGCGCCTGTATAATGCAACTTGCAGACATACTGAATTTAGAAAACCACAAAGAGGTGAGGGTTGTGCACCTGCTTGAATTAATAGATGAAGCGCTGGAGGTCTAA
- the galU gene encoding UTP--glucose-1-phosphate uridylyltransferase GalU, translated as MKVKKAVLPVAGFGTRFLPATKSSSKEMLPLVDKPLIHYAVEDAVNAGIEQIIFITGRGKRAIEDYFDISFELEFHLKFQGKDELIEKMRQISSMADFVYIRQKEPKGLGHAVLRAKDVVGNEPFAVILADDVIESKTSGTAQLVDVFNKYHCSVIGLEEVNPDDVSSYGIVAGKEIENGIFKLDTFVEKPKKEEAPSNTAIIGRYVFTPAIFDELEKTKPGAKGEIQLTDAIESLSKKEVIYGKIIEGKRFDCGSKLGFLKATIEFALNDKEINKELTKYIKEVVKC; from the coding sequence ATGAAGGTTAAAAAGGCCGTTCTGCCCGTTGCGGGCTTTGGCACAAGATTCTTGCCAGCCACAAAATCATCCTCCAAAGAGATGCTGCCGTTGGTTGACAAGCCGCTTATCCACTATGCCGTTGAGGATGCGGTTAATGCCGGTATTGAACAAATCATATTCATTACAGGAAGGGGCAAGAGGGCTATCGAGGATTACTTTGACATATCCTTTGAGCTTGAGTTTCATCTAAAGTTTCAAGGCAAAGATGAACTCATCGAAAAAATGAGGCAGATCAGCAGCATGGCCGATTTTGTTTACATAAGGCAAAAGGAGCCTAAGGGATTGGGGCATGCCGTTTTAAGGGCCAAGGATGTGGTGGGCAATGAGCCATTTGCCGTAATCTTGGCAGATGATGTTATAGAATCAAAAACAAGCGGAACAGCCCAATTGGTCGATGTATTCAATAAATACCACTGCTCGGTCATCGGGCTTGAGGAGGTAAACCCAGACGATGTCTCAAGTTATGGCATCGTGGCGGGCAAAGAGATAGAAAACGGCATATTTAAGCTGGATACATTTGTCGAAAAACCCAAAAAGGAGGAGGCCCCAAGCAATACAGCCATAATAGGCCGATATGTGTTTACCCCGGCCATCTTCGATGAATTGGAAAAGACAAAACCGGGTGCAAAGGGTGAGATTCAGCTGACAGACGCTATAGAATCCCTAAGCAAGAAAGAGGTTATATACGGCAAGATAATAGAGGGTAAGCGATTCGACTGCGGGAGCAAATTGGGCTTTTTGAAGGCAACCATAGAGTTTGCCCTAAACGACAAAGAGATAAACAAGGAATTAACAAAATACATAAAAGAGGTGGTGAAGTGTTAG